One genomic segment of Musa acuminata AAA Group cultivar baxijiao chromosome BXJ3-3, Cavendish_Baxijiao_AAA, whole genome shotgun sequence includes these proteins:
- the LOC135633401 gene encoding calmodulin-binding protein 25-like, which yields MMNMSEDCSVLDPLMYHPESRWISEAFTGDNEGLARVLRISPSDTSSSGAFHDIHSSSYPLPVQHQLDPPSLADAVCPRVNPLGPAPAARVSKRLRRSRPSKRSPTTYIKADPANFREMVQWVTGVRLGDEEPGEPPMLPAVTARTPSQQLFLPTLDTSAVFLGLGEPVPVSAGSFVPPTSDFDSLFPGFPTLESWGVM from the coding sequence ATGATGAACATGTCGGAGGATTGTTCGGTGCTCGATCCGTTGATGTATCATCCGGAGTCGAGGTGGATCAGCGAGGCCTTCACCGGCGATAACGAGGGCCTCGCCCGCGTCCTCCGGATCTCCCCCTCCGACACCTCCTCCTCCGGCGCCTTCCATGACATCCACTCCTCATCTTACCCCCTCCCCGTCCAACACCAACTCGATCCCCCGTCCTTGGCCGACGCCGTCTGCCCCCGGGTGAACCCCCTTGGCCCCGCCCCAGCGGCCAGGGTCTCGAAACGGCTGCGTAGGTCGCGCCCGTCGAAGCGGTCGCCGACCACATACATCAAAGCCGACCCTGCCAATTTCCGAGAGATGGTGCAGTGGGTCACCGGGGTCCGGCTCGGCGACGAGGAGCCGGGGGAGCCGCCGATGCTGCCCGCGGTGACCGCCCGCACCCCCTCGCAGCAGCTCTTCCTGCCTACGCTCGATACGTCAGCGGTCTTCCTGGGCTTGGGAGAGCCCGTGCCGGTCTCCGCCGGCTCGTTCGTGCCACCGACCTCCGATTTCGACTCGCTGTTCCCAGGCTTTCCGACCCTCGAATCGTGGGGCGTTATGTAA